From Amycolatopsis cihanbeyliensis, a single genomic window includes:
- the cysD gene encoding sulfate adenylyltransferase subunit CysD codes for MTTLEAATDAAKDNLAALESEAIHIFREVAGEFDRPVILFSGGKDSTLLLHLAIKAFWPAPVPFPLLHVDTGHNFEEVLEFRDGVVDRHGLRLVVAKVQDWIDDGRLTERPDGTRNPLQTTPLLDTIAEQKYDAVFGGGRRDEERARAKERIFSLRNAFGQWEPRRQRPELWNLYNGRHRPGEHVRVFPLSNWTEADVWNYIARERIELPSIYYAHRRKVYRRDGMWLTEGPWGGPRADEEVKELTVRYRTVGDGSCTGAVESTASTVEDVIAEVQASRLTERGATRADDRLSEAAMEDRKREGYF; via the coding sequence ATGACCACGCTCGAAGCCGCGACCGACGCGGCGAAGGACAACCTGGCCGCGCTGGAGTCGGAGGCCATCCACATCTTCCGGGAGGTGGCGGGTGAGTTCGACCGCCCGGTGATCCTGTTCTCCGGCGGCAAGGACTCCACCCTCCTGCTGCATCTGGCGATCAAGGCCTTCTGGCCGGCACCGGTGCCGTTCCCGTTACTGCACGTGGACACCGGGCACAACTTCGAGGAGGTACTGGAGTTCCGCGACGGCGTGGTGGACAGGCACGGCCTGCGGCTGGTCGTGGCGAAGGTGCAGGACTGGATCGACGACGGCAGGCTCACCGAACGTCCGGACGGCACGCGAAACCCGTTGCAGACCACGCCGTTGCTGGACACGATCGCCGAGCAGAAGTACGACGCGGTGTTCGGCGGCGGTCGCAGGGACGAGGAGCGGGCCCGCGCCAAGGAACGCATCTTCAGCCTGCGCAACGCCTTCGGCCAGTGGGAGCCACGCAGGCAGCGCCCCGAACTGTGGAATCTCTACAACGGCAGGCACCGGCCGGGTGAGCACGTCCGGGTGTTCCCGCTGTCCAACTGGACCGAGGCCGACGTGTGGAACTACATCGCGCGGGAGCGGATCGAGCTGCCCTCGATCTACTACGCGCACCGGCGCAAGGTGTATCGCCGCGACGGCATGTGGCTGACCGAGGGGCCGTGGGGCGGCCCCCGGGCGGACGAGGAGGTCAAGGAACTGACTGTGCGCTACCGCACCGTCGGCGACGGATCGTGCACCGGTGCGGTGGAGTCGACGGCATCCACCGTCGAGGATGTGATCGCCGAGGTACAGGCGAGCAGGCTGACCGAACGCGGCGCCACCAGGGCCGACGACCGGCTCTCCGAGGCCGCCATGGAGGACCGCAAGCGGGAGGGCTACTTCTGA
- a CDS encoding phosphoadenylyl-sulfate reductase, translating into MTTATSNEELKALADTASAELAEASAAEAIAWAVEQFGDDLIVASNMQDAVLIDLATTAKSDVDILFLETGYHFAETIGTRDAVQTMYPEVRIVNATADQSVAEQDAEYGPRLHDRDPGQCCHLRKVIPLRRTLSNYSCWVTGVRRVDAPTRANTPIVTWDDRNGLVKVNPIAAWSDEEFNGYIREHGILENPLVAEGYPSIGCAPCTAKVAPGADPRSGRWAGKSKTECGLHA; encoded by the coding sequence ATGACCACGGCTACATCGAACGAGGAACTCAAGGCACTGGCGGACACGGCTTCCGCGGAACTCGCCGAGGCGAGCGCGGCTGAGGCGATCGCGTGGGCGGTGGAGCAGTTCGGCGACGACCTCATCGTCGCGTCGAATATGCAGGACGCCGTGCTGATCGACCTCGCGACCACGGCGAAGTCCGATGTAGACATCCTGTTCCTGGAGACCGGCTACCACTTCGCCGAGACCATCGGCACCAGGGACGCGGTGCAGACGATGTACCCCGAGGTCAGGATCGTGAACGCCACCGCGGACCAGAGCGTGGCCGAGCAGGACGCCGAGTACGGACCCCGGCTGCACGACCGCGACCCGGGCCAGTGCTGCCACCTGCGCAAGGTGATCCCGCTGCGGCGGACGCTCTCGAACTACTCCTGCTGGGTCACCGGGGTACGCAGGGTGGACGCGCCGACGCGGGCGAACACCCCGATCGTCACCTGGGACGACCGCAACGGCCTTGTCAAGGTCAACCCGATCGCCGCGTGGAGCGACGAGGAGTTCAACGGCTACATCCGCGAGCACGGAATCCTGGAGAACCCGCTGGTGGCCGAGGGGTACCCGTCGATCGGCTGCGCCCCGTGCACGGCGAAGGTCGCACCCGGCGCCGATCCGCGCAGCGGGCGCTGGGCGGGCAAATCGAAAACCGAGTGCGGCCTGCACGCCTGA